Part of the Bdellovibrio bacteriovorus genome, CCTTAAGGGAAAACCTGTCGGCTTATTTTTAAACTCCCACGCCAAAAATCTTTATCTGACCGAAATGACCGTGCTGGAAGAATATGGCCGCGTGGTGCGCCTGATGTTGCGTAATTCTTCGTTGGATTGTGAACTTGAGATCCGGCTGATTCCTAAACAGGCCAACTTTATTGTGCGTGCTAATGGAAAACAAATTTCTTGGGATAAAGTTTTAGAGTTAGGGGCGGCTCCGCCAGTGGAAAACCCACCAGCACCTCGCACGCTTGAAGAAATTCATGAAGAATGGTTGGGCGAACAAAAGGGCGGAAAAAAGCCAGCACAAGATCCCGTCGCGCAGTGGGAAAAACAAAAGGCTAAAGACTTAGAAAAAAAACGCAAAGCGCTTGCTGAAATTCAAAAGCAAATCGACAGTGATGAAGATCAGAAGTGGGCTTCTGCGGGAAATTATTTGAAAGAAAATGTGATGGAGGGAGCGGCTTTATTAAAGCGTCTTCCGCCCGAGCTTACAGCTTATGTAAATTTAAAAGAATCTTTAAGTTGGAATATCGAAACTGCTTTTGCGAAAGCTAAACAGTTAGCGGGAAAACGCGATGGCGCACGCGAGCGGTTGGTAGAATTGGCTGCTGAGATTTCTAAGTTGGAAAACAGCCGGTATTCCGCCAAAGCCGTGACGGCAAAGTCTTCATTGCCGGATTTGATGAAAAAAGCCGAAGCTCGGGGCCGAAAACTGCATTTAGATTCAGGGGCCCTCGCTTATTGTGGAAAATCTGCCGCTGACAACTTAGCTTTACTAAGACAGGCCAAAGCCTGGGACTATTGGCTGCATCTAAAAGATTATCCGGGGGCGCATGCGATTATTCATCGACAACGTGATCAATTGATCCCGGACCTAGAAATTCAAGAGGTCGCCGAATGGTTGGCTAAGGAATCTTTGTCGTCAAAATCCTTAAATCTTGGTCAAAAAGTTGCCGTGGTGATGGTGGAATGTCGTTTCGTGCGTCCGATCAAAGGCGATAAGCTGGGCCGGGTGAATTACCATTCGGAAAAGACTTTTAATTTTATTATGAAATAAAAGTCGTCCTTCATCCCGCCTGAGGCAACGCCGAAGAAAACGCATGTCATTACCCCTTGACTGGGGGACTCACCGGTCTAAAATTTTCCAATCGTTATCGAGGGAGTGAAGCGTGATTGTAGTTAAAGACCTCACCAAAGATTATGGTCCGCGTCGGG contains:
- a CDS encoding DUF814 domain-containing protein yields the protein MKALTQQELQHFIAYFAPILDGAQLQDVQANDRGLALGFQGDRRYWMILDLLPNTPMMLVFEEECPFQKGLKGKPVGLFLNSHAKNLYLTEMTVLEEYGRVVRLMLRNSSLDCELEIRLIPKQANFIVRANGKQISWDKVLELGAAPPVENPPAPRTLEEIHEEWLGEQKGGKKPAQDPVAQWEKQKAKDLEKKRKALAEIQKQIDSDEDQKWASAGNYLKENVMEGAALLKRLPPELTAYVNLKESLSWNIETAFAKAKQLAGKRDGARERLVELAAEISKLENSRYSAKAVTAKSSLPDLMKKAEARGRKLHLDSGALAYCGKSAADNLALLRQAKAWDYWLHLKDYPGAHAIIHRQRDQLIPDLEIQEVAEWLAKESLSSKSLNLGQKVAVVMVECRFVRPIKGDKLGRVNYHSEKTFNFIMK